The Polyodon spathula isolate WHYD16114869_AA chromosome 45, ASM1765450v1, whole genome shotgun sequence region ctatatatgtatctatctgtgtgtctatctgtctatatatgtgtctgtctgtctgtctcttcagGTCTCAGATCTATaatatcccactgctaacaccagtGTCAATCTCACTCTGACAGTAAGCGGGTTTGACTTTCATTAACCCTGGAAAAAGAAGCTAGAAACTGTAACAGCGTGCGTTACATAAAACTAtagctattgaaactcaggggggtgtctgaatcgtgtttggtgttgctgtataatatattaaactatggctattgaaactcaggggggtgtctgaatcgtgtttggtgttgctgtataatatattaaactatggctattgaaactcaggggggtgtctgaatcgtgtttggtgttgctgtataatatattaaactatggctattgaaactcaggggggtgtctgaatcgtgtttggtgttgctgtataatatataaaactatgcagattgaaactcaggggggtgtctgaatcgtgtttggtgttgctgtataatatattaaactatggctattgaaactcagggggggtgtctgaatcgtgtttggtgttgctgtataatatattaaactatggctattgaaactcaggggggtgtctgaatcgtgtttggtgttgctgtataatatattaaactatggctattgaaactcaggggggtgtctgaatcgtgtttggtgttgctgtataatatattaaactatggctattgaaactcaggggggtgtctgaatcgtgtttggtgttgctgtataatatattaaactatggctattgaaactcaggggggtgtctgaatcgtgtttggtgttgctgtataatatattaaactatggctattgaaactcaggggggtgtctgaatcgtgtttggtgttgctgtataatatattaaactatgcagattgaaactcagggggggtgtctgaatcgtgtttggtgttgctgtataatatattaaactatggctattgaaactcaggggggtgtctgaatcgtgtttggtgttgctgtataatatattaaactatggctattgaaactcaggggggtgtctgaatcgtgtttggtgttgctgtataatatataaaactatggctattgaaactcaggggggtgtctgaatcgtgtttggtgttgctgtataatatataaaactatggctattgaaactcaggggggtgtctgaatcgtgtttggtgttgctgtataatatataaaactatggctattgaaactcaggggggtgtctgaatcgtgtttggtgttgttgtataatatattaaactatggctattgaaactcaggggggtgtctgaatcgtgtttggtgttgctgtataatatattaaactatggctattgaaactcaggggggtgtctgaatcgtgtttggtgttgctgtataatatattaaactatggctattgaaactcaggggggtgtctgaatcgtgtttggtgttgctgtataatatattaaactatgcagattgaaactcaggggggtgtctgaatcgtgtttggtgttgctgtataatatattaaactatggctattgaaactcaggggggtgtctgaatcgtgtttggtgttgctgtataatatattaaactatggctattgaaactcagggggggtgtctgaatcgtgtttggtgttgctgtataatatattaaactatggctattgaaactcaggggggtgtctgaatcgtgtttggtgttgctgtataatatattaaactatggctattgaaactcaggggggtgtctgaatcgtgtttggtgttgctgtataatatattaaactatggctattgaagctcaggggggtgtctgaatcgtgtttggtgttgctgtataatatattaaactatggctattgaaactcaggggggtgtctgaatcgtgtttggtgttgctgtataatatattaaactatggctattgaaactcaggggggtgtctgaatcgtgtttggtgttgctgtataatatattaaactatggctattgaaactcaggggggtgtctgaatcgtgtttggtgttgctgtataatatattaaactatggctattgaaactcaggggggtgtctgaatcgtgtttggtgttgctgtataatatattaaactatggctattgaaactcaggggggtgtctgaatcgtgtttggtgttgctgtataatatataaaactatgcatattgaagctcaggggggtgtctgaatcgtgtttggtgttgctgtataatatattaaactatggctattgaaactcaggggggtgtctgaatcgtgtttggtgttgctgtataatatattaaactatggctattgaaactcaggggggtgtctgaatcgtgtttggtgttgctgtataatatattaaactatggctattgaaactcaggggggtgtctgaatcgtgtttggtgttgctgtataatatattaaactatggctattgaaactcaggggggtgtctgaatcgtgtttggtgttgctgtataatatattaaactatggctattgaaactcagggggggtgtctgaatcgtgtttggtgttgctgtataatatattaaactatggctattgaaactcaggggggtgtctgaatcgtgtttggtgttgctgtataatatattaaactatggctattgaaactcaggggggtgtctgaatcgtgtttggtgttgctgtataatatattaaactatggctattgaaactcaggggggtgtctgaatcgtgtttggtgttgttgtataatatattaaactatggctattgaaactcaggggggtgtctgaatcgtgtttggtgttgctgtataatatattaaactatggctattgaaactcagggggctgtctgaatcgtgtttggtgttgctgtataatatataaaactatggctattgaaactcagggggggtgtctgaatcgtgtttggtgttgctgtataatatattaaactatggctattgaaactcaggggggtgtctgaatcgtgtttggtgttgctgtataatatattaaactatggctattgaaactcaggggggtgtctgaatcgtgtttggtgttgctgtataatatataaaactatggctattgaaactcaggggggtgtctgaatcgtgtttggtgttgctgtataatatattaaactatggctattgaaactcaggggggtgtctgaatcgtgtttggtgttgctgtataatatattaaactatggctattgaaactcagggggggtgtctgaatcgtgtttggtgttgctgtataatatataaaactatggctattgaaactcaggggggtgtctgaatcgtgtttggtgttgctgtataatatattaaactatggctattgaaactcaggggggtgtctgaatcgtgtttggtgttgctgtataatatattaaactatggctattgaaactcaggggggtgtctgaatcgtgtttggtgttgctgtataatatataaaactatggctattgaaactcaggggggtgtctgaatcgtgtttggtgttgctgtataatatataaaactatggctattgaaactcaggggggtgtctgaatcgtgtttggtgttgctgtataatatattaaactatggctattgaagctcaggggggtgtctgaatcgtgtttggtgttgttgtataatatattaaactatggctattgaaactcaggggggtgtctgaatcgtggttggtgttgctgtataatatattaaactatggctattgaaactcaggggggtgtctgaatcgtgtttggtgttgctgtataatatattaaactatggctattgaaactcaggggggtgtctgaatcgtgtttggtgttgttgtataatatattaaactatggctattgaaactcaggggggtgtctgaatcgtgtttggtgttgttgtataatatattaaactatggctattgaaactcagggggtgtctgaatcgtggttggtgttgttgtataatatattaaactatggctattgaaactcaggggggtgtctgaatcgtggttggtgttgtgtgttaataGTGGCATGTGGTATATTTCTACATGGTCAGTGACGTATGGAAATATGCAAGACACACGCACTCAGATTGCATgacgcacagagacacagacttGTGTGTGACCCCCCCTCTCTGATCTCTTCCCCCCACCCtccttgtgctttacaatgcttccctgtgctttaccagacctctctgtgctttacaatgcttccctgtgctttaccagacctctctgtgctttacaatgcttccctgtgctttaccagacctctctgtgctttacaatgcttccctgtgctttaccagacctctctgtgctttacaatgcttccctgtgctttaccagacctctctgtgctttacaatgcttccctgtgctttaccagacctctctgtgctgtatggtttattacactgtgctgtgggTGTGGGGGGGTTTAATTTGCCCTCACAATGAACTGATCCAAGGCTtaggaaaattttaaaaaaggatgatttaaaaataGCTCTTTATTTAGAGGCAGAGAATGAGGGATTGAGGGATGGATGGAGGAGGGAGAAGTTCATAGGCAGCGATTATCAGAAGGAGATTAAAGACGGGGAAGATGGTAGagaagggaagagagagagagagatagagagagaggggagagagattaCAGTGAGACAACTCAAAGCAATTATAATGCGGCTGGTAGGAAACTGACGCCATTGTGGCTCTACTCTGGAGGGGAGTCGTATTGGAAGCGATGGAGTGAGCAGAGCCAAGATGGCCGGCACTGGGCGCAGTTTTCTACACCAATCCGCACAGGCGTGAGGTGCTCAGGATACTGGGAGAGGGAGAAACTGAAATTAATTTTGCTGCATctaagagagaaagagagagagagagaggggggtgaggGGAGAAATaaaacagagaggagagagagagggggatggAGAGAGGATTTagaaattaaatctttttttgacCCTTGATGAAATCAATCAGTCTCTGCAGAGCTTAATCCTCTGAGATACTGAGAAACTCGAacagctgggctgggctgggctgggctgggcccGTAACGGGGCTGGACCCGACCCGCTGGGCTGGCTTTCTGCTTGTGTGGACTCCGACCCGGACCCGACCACCCGACGTGAAGAACTTTCACAGCTGTCTCTCTctcggtctgtgtgtgtgtgtgtgtgtgtctgtctctgtctctgtgtgtgtgtgtgtgtgtgtgtgtgtgtcactcttgTGTCTCCTCGTTCTGTCTCCTCCTGTCTCCAGGGCAGTGAGATGATGAATcaggctgcagtgtgtgtgtgtgtgtgtgtgtggtctgtctgtgtgtcacagacacacacacagtgtgtgtctgCGAcgcacagtctctctctctgtctactACTTACacgacactgtgtgtgtgtgtgtgtgtgtgtgagtgtgtgtgtgtgtgtgtcactcttgtgtctcctcgctctctctccttCTGTCTCCAGGGCAGTGAGATGACGAATCAGGCTGCAGTGTGTGTCTCAGACAGCGTGACGGACCTGCCCAAACCCTGCTGGACAAAACGATGTGGCTGGCTGCAGCGAAACCTCCTGCTCTATCTCACTATACTGGGTAAATACCAGTCTGCCAGCGCCTCCCagtgcctccctcccagtccctacTCACATCTAACTTCTATTAGTTCATTTGCCTGCTGATCTTGTCTCTTAGATCAGTTAATCTGTCCAGTGAAGACATCGTCAACCAGATATATTAACAGTATATCTATTATAGATAATCTATACACAGATAATcactcttcctctccctcccctctctcctctctcctctctctcctctctctctcctctctctctcctctcttttctctctctcctctctcctctctctctctcctccctctctcctctctctctcctctctctcctctctcctctctctcctctctcctctctctctctctcgcctctctctcctctctctcctctctcctctcctctctcctctctctcaggggTGATCCTGGGCTCTGTGCTGGGCTCTCTCCTGCgtctctccccatctctctctcccaGCTCTCTCATGCTGCTCTCCTTCCCGGGAGACATTCTCATGAGGATGCTGAAGATGGTCATCCTGCCCCTCATCACCTCCAGCCTCATCACAGGTAACAGCACGACGCTGAGGAAACTGCCTCCATTGCGGCTCCGACAAGGACGCGACTCTCCATTGAAAGATAGGGAAGAAGTGGAGCCAAGATGGCCGCCACAGAGTGCAGTTTCCTATCACTGTATTTTCTTACAGCACTTAACTCAATTGCAACACAAATGAGGAAACTGCCTCCATTGCGGCTCCGACAGAGACCCGGCACCCCTTTGTAATCTATAGAGAAGACagagccaagatggccaccactgTGTACAGTTTCACATGAGTGTTGTCTCCTAGCCAATAGGCCTTTGCAGTGTCTGAATCACTGTGTTTTATGACTGTAATAGAATAACATGTAAGATAATTATCTCTCTCAcccactctcctctctctaatCTGCCTCTCCCTCTATCCCTCTCCATTCGCTATCTCTTCCCCTCTCAATttacctctcctctcctctctactctctctctactctctctctctctcctctctctctctctctctctgcaggtctGGCTGGTCTCGATGCCCAGTCCAGCGGTCGCATGGGCTCGCGTGCCATGGTGTATTACCTCTCGACCACTGTCATCGCGGCCGTGCTCGGGGTCATCCTGGTGTTGTCCATCCACCCGGGGAACCCCGCTCTGAAGAAGCAGGTCAGCGCGGCGCCCCGAAACCAGGAGGTGTCCAGCGTGGACGCCTTCCTCGACCTCATCCGAAACCTCTTCCCAGAGAACCTGGTGCAGGCCTGCTTCCAACAGGTACGCGGAAACCGGCGCCATTGTGGCTCGGACCGGGACCCGGCGCCCATTGGAGTCTATGGAGGAGTCGGAGCCAAGATGGCCGACACTGGGCGCAGTTTCCTGAGACTGAAGCCTGTAATAGCATTTTTCTCCATTGAGTTACAGGTTAGGAAACTGGCTCCATTGTGGCTCTCATGCTGGATTCAGGTCCCCCTTGTAATCAATGGGGAGTCTGGAGCCAAGATGGCGGACATAGGGCGCAGTTTCCTGCAGCACTATCTATTGGGTTACAGAGTAGGAAACTGGCTCCATTGTGGCTCCGATAAGGACGCAGCTCCCCATTTTAGTCTATGGAAGAATTCGAGCCAAGCTGGCCGAGAATGGACGCAGTGTCCTATATCTGTAGCGGGAGACAGCGCTATAAAAAATTGGTCTACGGGTCAGGAAACTGGCTCCATTGTGGCTCTCAGCCGGATTCAGGTCTCCGTTGTAACCAAAGGGGAATCTGGAGCCAAGATGGCAGACACAGGGAGCAGTTTCctaaagcacttttcaaaattaGGTTACAGGTCAGGAAACTGGCGCCATTGCGGCTCCGATAAGGACTCAGTTCCCCATTGCAGTCTATGGAGGAGTCGGAGCCAAGATGGCCGACACTGGGCGCAGTTTCCTGTCGCTGAAGCCTGTAATAGCATTTTTCTCCATTGAGTTACAGGTTAGGAAACTGGCTCCATTGTAGCTCTCAGCCCGATTCAGATCCCCTTTGTGATCTATAGAGAATTTGTGCGCAGTTTCCTATCACTGAACTCTGTAAAAACAGTTTCCTCCTTTGAGTTACAGGTTAGGAAACTGGCTCCATTTTGGATCTAAGCTGGATGCAGATCCCCTCTGTAATCAATGGGGAATCTTGAGCCAGGATGGCCGACACTGGGCGCAGTTTCCTATAGCACTTTGAATTGGGTTACAGATTAGGAAACTGAGAAATATATATTCACATATACAGACCTCAATAACCAGGCTTCAGCCATTGTTAACCTGCAACACTCTGCTGCCACCTGGTGGAGGAGAAAAATACAGCAGTAAGAAACGTGTATATGTagacatatatacacatatatagactcctctcctctctctctctctctctctctctctctctctctctccctctctctacgTTGCCAATCAAGAGGTCTGTGTCCCACTCCATCCTCTTACCAAGAAGATGTCGCCCTCGTCGCTCCGGAAGGCAACAAGTCCTCAGCATCTCCCAGGCTGATATCAAACTGTAGAATATCTCGGCCAGACAGTCTGAGAGAGGGTCCACGCTCACAAAGACCCGGAGAGGTAGAGACAAGCCCAGGATACAGCCCTCATTCAACAGAGTTTCTCAGGTTCGCACATTAACGGCTGCGTCTAGGTCTGTCTTCTGGAGGAGGGGATCAGAGAAGATTCCGCCCCCCGCTCGGGAATCCGACTATAACAAGCCCCCAGACTTCTCCCAGGTGCTGCTCTCCAACGGGTCCATTCTGTTCGCCAACGGGACAGTGCAAGAGTCCCGCGTGCCGACCAGCATCACGCAGAAGACCCTGGAGTACAAGTGGGGCACGAATGTGCTGGGTGAGCCTGTGAGAGAGAAATCCACACAGAGCCGAGGAGATACAGCACTGagaaatacacacatatataaacactTACAGACCTGAATACACCAGGCTTGGGCCACTGTTAACCGCTCTGCTGCCACCTGGTGGAGGAGAGAAATACAGCACTGAGAAATATATATAgactcctctcttctctctctctctctcctctctttctctctcttctccccctctcGTAGAATAGGAGAGATCAGAGATGAGGGATGAACTTCATAGTAGTTACCTCATCtcgtcctctctcctctctctctatttctctctctctctcctctctttctctcaggGCTGATTGGATTTTTCATTGTGTTTGGGATCTCTATTGGGAAGATGGGAGAGAGAGCTCATCTAATGGCTGAATTCTTCAATATCCTGAATGAAATCATAATGCAAATGGTCACAAAGATAATGTGGTGAGTTTTATCTTTTATATGTAGACCTGAATACAGCAGTATTGTACCATTAACCTGAAAAaacttctctcctctctctctcctctctctcctctctcctttctctccctcccctctctcctctcctctctctcctcccctctctctcttctctcctgtcTCCTATCTCCTCTCTCAGGTATTCTCCAGTAGGTATAGCCTCTCTGATCTGTGGTAAGATCGCTGCTATCCAGGATTTGGAAGTGGTTGCCAGGCAGCTTGGCATGTATATGGTCACAGTGACTGTGGGGCTTGTGATCCACGGAGGCATCATCCTGCCCCTCATCTTCTTCTCCGTCACGCGCAGGAACCCCTTCCACTTCTACGCGGGCATCTTCCAGGCCTGGATCACTGCTCTGGGAACGGCCAGCAGGTAATAGAGAGACCTCATCCTGACCCCTAACACTGACCCCTCCCCTCGCTCTCCTCAGTGCAGGGACCCTCCCTAACACTGACCTCTCCCCTCGCTCTCCTCAGTGCCGGGACCCTCCCTAACACTGACCCCTCCCCTCGCTCTCCTCAGTGCAGGGACCCTCCCTAACACTGACCCCTCCCCTCGCTCTCCTCAGTGCAGGGACCCTCCCTAACACTGACCCCTCCCCTCGCTCTCCTCAGTGCCGGGACCCTCCCTAACACTGACCCCTCCCCTCGCTCTCCTCAGTGCCGGGACCCTCCCTAACACTGACCCCTCCCCTCGCTCTCCTCAGTGCCGGGACCCTCCCTAACACTGACCCCTCCCCTCGCTCTCCTCAGTGCCGGGACCCTCCCTAACACTGACCCCTCCCCTCGCTCTCCTCAGTGCCGGGACCCTCCCTAACACTGACCCCTCCCCTCGCTCTCCTCAGTGCCGGGACCCTCCCTGTCACGTTCCGCTGTCTGGAGGAGAATCTGCTGATTGACAAGCGCGTGACCCGCTTCGTGCTCCCCATCGGGGCGACGATCAACATGGACGGCACGGCACTGTACGAGGCGGTCGCTGCCATCTTCATCGCCCAGATGAACGACATCACCCTCGACGGGGGCCAGATCATCACTGTGAGGTACCCCCGAGCACAGGCAGGGACCCCcaaacacacatgcatgcacagggacccccaaacacacacacacacacacacacacaccccaacacacacacacacacacacacagggacccccacacacacacgtacacacagggatccccaaacacacacactcacacacacacacacacagggacccccaaacacacacacacacacacacatagggacccccaaacacacacacacacacacacacacaccacatgatGACCCCCACACATTGtaccccacaaacacacacgtacacacagggatccccaaacacacacactcacacaaacaggGACCCCCAAACACACATGTCATACACTCGGGATCCCCAAACACACATGTCCTCACCCACATCACACacagggaaacacacacactcacacacacacacacacacacacacacacacacacacacacacaNNNNNNNNNNaaacacacacacacacacacacacacacacacacagggacccccaaacacacac contains the following coding sequences:
- the LOC121306004 gene encoding excitatory amino acid transporter 2-like, translating into MTNQAAVCVSDSVTDLPKPCWTKRCGWLQRNLLLYLTILGVILGSVLGSLLRLSPSLSPSSLMLLSFPGDILMRMLKMVILPLITSSLITGLAGLDAQSSGRMGSRAMVYYLSTTVIAAVLGVILVLSIHPGNPALKKQVSAAPRNQEVSSVDAFLDLIRNLFPENLVQACFQQVRTLTAKIPPPARESDYNKPPDFSQKTLEYKWGTNVLGLIGFFIVFGISIGKMGERAHLMAEFFNILNEIIMQMVTKIMWYSPVGIASLICGKIAAIQDLEVVARQLGMYMVTVTVGLVIHGGIILPLIFFSVTRRNPFHFYAGIFQAWITALGTASSAGTLPVTFRCLEENLLIDKRVTRFVLPIGATINMDGTALYEAVAAIFIAQMNDITLDGGQIITVSLTATLASVGAASIPSAGLVTMLLILTAVGLPTQDISLLIAVDWLLDRMRTSINVVGDSFGAGIVDYLSRDELALIDAQRCELEQLDTLKLQRQASPRPAEERARERGFHLPGYSPLPTEEYETPDMKKDGETSEGGEEEKERDGGEDGKEEMSEDTEYDRKHEIR